In Mycteria americana isolate JAX WOST 10 ecotype Jacksonville Zoo and Gardens chromosome Z unlocalized genomic scaffold, USCA_MyAme_1.0 Scaffold_30, whole genome shotgun sequence, a single genomic region encodes these proteins:
- the ST8SIA3 gene encoding alpha-N-acetylneuraminate alpha-2,8-sialyltransferase ST8SIA3, protein MRSCKMVRVASVLGLVMLSIALLILSLISYVSLKKDNIFGAPRAAGPGGPRMYMFHAGFRSQFALKFLDPSFVPITNSLTHELQEKPSKWAFNRTAFAHQRQEILQHVDVIKNFSLTKSSVRIGQLMHYDYSSHKYVFSISNNFRSLLPDVSPILNKHYNICAVVGNSGILTGSQCGQEIDKSDFVFRCNFAPTEAFQKDVGRKTNLTTFNPSILEKYYNNLLTIQDRNNFFLSLKKLDGAILWIPAFFFHTSATVTRTLVDFFVEHRGQLKVQLAWPGNIMQHVNRYWKNKHLSPKRLSTGILMYTLASAICEEIHLYGFWPFGFDPNTREDLPYHYYDKKGTKFTTKWQESHQLPAEFQLLYRMHGEGLAKLTLSHCA, encoded by the exons ATGAGGAGCTGCAAGATGGTGCGGGTGGCCAGCGTGCTGGGGCTGGTGATGCTGAGCATCGCGCTGCTCATCCTCTCCCTCATCAGCTACGTCTCGCTCAAGAAGGACAACATCTTcggcgcgccccgcgccgccggcccgggggggccccgcaTGTACATGTTCCACGCGGGATTCAG GTCCCAGTTCGCGCTGAAGTTCCTGGACCCCTCGTTCGTCCCCATCACGAACTCCCTGACCCACGAGCTGCAGGAGAAGCCCTCCAAGTGGGCCTTCAACCGGACCGCGTTCGCACATCAGAG gcAAGAAATCCTTCAGCATGTCGATGtaataaaaaatttttctttgacCAAGAGCAGTGTTCGGATCGGACAGCTGATGCATTACGATTATTCCAGCCATAAGTATGTTTTCTCTATTAGCAATAACTTCAGATCGCTGCTTCCCGACGTGTCGCCGATCCTGAACAAGCATTACAACATTTGCGCCGTGGTTGGAAATAGCGGGATCCTGACCGGGAGTCAGTGCGGGCAAGAAATAGAtaaatctgattttgttttccGTTGCAATTTTGCTCCAACTGAGGCTTTCCAAAAAGATGTTGGAAGGAAAACCAATCTTACAACCTTCAACCCCAGCATCCTGGAAAAGTATTACAACAATCTTTTGACCATTCAGGATCGCAACAACTTCTTTTTAAGTTTGAAAAAGCTTGATGGGGCCATTCTTTGGATCCCCGCTTTTTTCTTCCACACGTCGGCAACAGTCACGAGAACACTGGTTGACTTCTTCGTTGAGCATAGAGGGCAACTAAAGGTCCAGTTGGCTTGGCCAGGAAATATAATGCAGCATGTTAACAG gtACTGGAAGAACAAACACTTGTCACCCAAGCGGCTGAGCACAGGTATTCTCATGTATACGCTTGCTTCTGCCATATGTGAAGAGATCCACCTGTACGGATTCTGGCCCTTTGGGTTCGACCCCAACACGAGGGAGGACCTCCCGTACCACTACTATGATAAGAAGGGAACAAAGTTCACGACCAAGTGGCAGGAGTCCCACCAGCTGCCTGCAGAGTTCCAGCTGCTCTACAGGATGCACGGTGAAGGACTGGCCAAACTCACCTTGTCGCATTGTGCCTAA